One Deinococcus sp. LM3 genomic region harbors:
- a CDS encoding LLM class flavin-dependent oxidoreductase — MSVSSPLPLSVLDLVPVPLGSSAAESVEAALQYAKAAEDAGFTRYWVAEHHNMGALASSVPLAVLAAASQRTTRIRLGSGGVMLPNHAPLSVAEGYRLLSALAPDRVDLGLGRAPGTDGRTARALRGAQGMIEESFERQLSDLIAFGTGQYPAGHPFAGTVAAPAGEGLFPPLWILSSSGYGAHVAAKAGAGLAFAWHINPDTAQARAAADAYRAAFQPSEAFPEPRVIVAASVVTAPTAAEAEELSLPLGLMFLRLTRGESAPYPTVAEAKAYPYTPQERALADSMRRRAIIGDPQSVAARLLALARDAAADEVIVSLNIPDAAQRRDTLKLVMDAVRAQEAREPALV, encoded by the coding sequence ATGAGTGTTTCCTCTCCCCTGCCGCTGTCCGTGCTCGACCTCGTTCCCGTGCCGCTGGGGTCCAGCGCGGCCGAGTCGGTGGAGGCCGCCTTGCAGTACGCGAAGGCCGCCGAGGACGCCGGGTTCACGCGGTACTGGGTGGCCGAGCACCACAACATGGGCGCACTCGCCTCCAGCGTGCCGCTCGCGGTGCTGGCGGCGGCGTCGCAGCGCACCACGCGCATCCGCCTGGGGTCGGGCGGCGTGATGCTGCCCAACCACGCGCCGCTGAGCGTGGCGGAGGGGTACCGGCTGCTGTCGGCCCTCGCGCCGGACCGGGTGGATCTGGGCCTGGGGCGCGCGCCGGGCACGGACGGCCGCACGGCCCGCGCACTGCGCGGCGCGCAGGGAATGATCGAGGAGTCCTTCGAGCGGCAACTCTCGGACCTGATCGCCTTCGGCACCGGGCAGTACCCGGCCGGGCACCCCTTCGCGGGCACCGTGGCGGCCCCGGCGGGCGAGGGGCTGTTCCCGCCGCTGTGGATTCTGAGCAGCAGCGGCTACGGCGCGCACGTCGCAGCGAAAGCGGGGGCGGGGCTGGCGTTCGCGTGGCACATCAACCCGGACACGGCGCAGGCCCGCGCCGCCGCCGACGCGTACCGCGCCGCGTTCCAGCCCTCGGAAGCCTTCCCGGAGCCACGCGTGATCGTCGCCGCGAGCGTCGTCACCGCGCCCACCGCCGCCGAGGCCGAGGAACTGAGCCTGCCGCTGGGCCTGATGTTCCTGCGCCTCACGCGCGGCGAGAGCGCCCCCTACCCCACCGTCGCCGAGGCAAAGGCCTACCCGTACACCCCGCAGGAACGCGCGCTGGCCGACTCCATGCGGCGCCGCGCCATCATCGGCGACCCGCAGAGTGTGGCCGCGCGCCTGCTCGCCCTGGCCCGCGACGCGGCCGCCGATGAGGTGATCGTCAGCCTGAACATCCCCGACGCCGCCCAGCGCCGCGACACCCTGAAACTGGTCATGGACGCCGTCCGCGCGCAGGAAGCTCGGGAACCCGCGCTGGTGTGA
- a CDS encoding DUF5639 domain-containing protein: MIRAGGRTVKNVQGYDLTRPFVGSFGLLGESLEITLRLRPGLSTGHIVHPGPLAPTAARFSWAAPDGTHVLHFGHEREVRTALDLPGAVPVTTPPDYTPLFPGGMGVAEGGPLRDLRFAWQDGAAHPTPPALFRTLAASL; this comes from the coding sequence GTGATCCGCGCGGGCGGCCGCACCGTGAAGAACGTGCAGGGCTACGACCTGACCCGCCCGTTCGTGGGCAGCTTCGGCCTGCTGGGCGAGTCACTGGAGATCACGCTGCGCCTGCGCCCCGGCCTGAGCACCGGACACATCGTCCACCCCGGCCCGCTGGCCCCCACCGCCGCCCGCTTCAGCTGGGCCGCCCCGGACGGCACGCACGTCCTGCACTTCGGTCATGAACGCGAGGTCCGCACTGCCCTCGACCTGCCCGGCGCGGTCCCCGTCACCACCCCGCCCGATTACACTCCACTGTTCCCCGGCGGCATGGGCGTCGCAGAAGGCGGCCCCCTGCGCGACCTGCGCTTCGCGTGGCAGGACGGCGCCGCCCACCCCACCCCACCCGCGCTGTTCCGCACGCTGGCCGCCAGCCTGTAA
- a CDS encoding MFS transporter, protein MQASVTATATRHATAIAVAVTAGHFINDAYSAMLTPLTPALQAKYGVSIAAVTLLSSVYSLTSSVLQPLLGILGERLDRRYAAALGPLMTGIGLTLMGFVPWFGALILLVAVAGLGSGFFHPAGAAYVAQHSPPDKRGLWASLFSAGGTAGMALGPVFAGVGLTHLPWFALIGVVVAAITFAVTPSGVQKAKRIPLRDYAGIFRGPLVWLWAMAVLRSLASMGYNAMLPFMLLARGYGAREVAITLAVYSVASAIGGIVGGRLSDRLGRVTVLRGAILTTIPFFALLILSSPANWWFYPLTFIVGAAVNASIPVGVVTAQEYAPGHVAVASSIMMGFSWGFAGLLVFLVGALADATSPTTAALAALSLLIPSAIIAARLPEPKKVQFS, encoded by the coding sequence ATGCAGGCCAGCGTCACCGCCACCGCCACCCGCCACGCCACCGCCATCGCCGTGGCCGTCACCGCCGGGCACTTCATCAACGACGCCTACAGCGCCATGCTCACCCCCCTGACCCCCGCGCTACAGGCCAAATACGGGGTCAGCATCGCCGCCGTCACGCTGCTGTCCAGCGTGTACTCGCTGACCAGCAGCGTCCTGCAACCCCTGCTGGGCATCCTCGGTGAACGCCTCGACCGCCGCTACGCCGCCGCGCTCGGGCCCCTGATGACCGGGATCGGCCTGACCCTCATGGGCTTCGTCCCGTGGTTCGGGGCGCTGATCCTGCTCGTCGCGGTCGCCGGACTCGGCAGCGGCTTCTTCCACCCGGCCGGAGCCGCGTACGTCGCGCAGCACAGCCCCCCCGACAAACGCGGCCTTTGGGCCAGCCTGTTCAGCGCGGGCGGCACCGCCGGGATGGCACTCGGCCCGGTCTTCGCCGGGGTGGGCCTCACGCACCTGCCGTGGTTCGCGCTGATCGGCGTGGTCGTCGCCGCCATCACCTTCGCCGTCACCCCCAGCGGCGTGCAGAAGGCGAAGCGCATCCCACTGCGCGATTACGCCGGCATCTTCCGTGGCCCCCTCGTGTGGCTGTGGGCCATGGCCGTCCTGCGCTCGCTGGCCAGCATGGGCTACAACGCCATGCTGCCGTTCATGCTCCTGGCACGCGGCTACGGGGCGCGCGAGGTCGCCATCACGCTCGCCGTGTACTCGGTCGCCAGCGCCATCGGCGGCATCGTCGGAGGACGGCTCAGCGACCGCCTGGGCCGCGTGACCGTCCTGCGCGGCGCGATCCTCACCACCATCCCCTTCTTCGCGCTGCTCATCCTCTCCAGCCCCGCCAACTGGTGGTTCTACCCCCTGACCTTCATCGTGGGGGCCGCCGTGAACGCCAGCATCCCCGTCGGGGTCGTCACCGCGCAGGAGTACGCGCCCGGCCACGTCGCCGTCGCCAGCTCGATCATGATGGGCTTCTCCTGGGGCTTCGCGGGCCTCCTCGTGTTCCTCGTCGGCGCGCTGGCCGACGCCACCAGCCCAACCACCGCCGCCCTGGCCGCGCTGAGCCTGCTGATCCCCAGCGCGATCATCGCCGCGCGCCTCCCGGAACCGAAGAAGGTGCAGTTCAGCTGA
- a CDS encoding isoprenylcysteine carboxylmethyltransferase family protein: MKARSLAGGLLAFLTAQRLLELRVARRNEAWAREQGAVEYGQEHYPLFFVLHPAWMIFTFLEGRAAGGRVNVPALLLFLLAQPLRYWVIRTLGRYWNTRILIVPGGQRVTGGPFRYLRHPNYAVVALELAAAPLAVGAWRTALAFTLLNAALLLGIRIPAEERALAHYRAGQGAGQAE; encoded by the coding sequence GTGAAGGCCCGCTCCCTGGCGGGCGGCCTGCTGGCCTTCCTGACCGCGCAGCGCCTGCTGGAACTGCGGGTCGCGCGCCGCAACGAGGCCTGGGCGCGTGAGCAGGGCGCCGTGGAATACGGCCAGGAACACTACCCGCTGTTCTTCGTGCTGCACCCCGCCTGGATGATATTCACGTTCCTGGAAGGCCGCGCGGCGGGCGGGCGCGTGAACGTCCCGGCGCTGCTGCTGTTCCTGCTGGCCCAGCCGCTACGCTACTGGGTGATCCGCACGCTGGGCCGCTACTGGAACACCCGCATCCTGATCGTGCCCGGCGGGCAGCGCGTCACGGGCGGCCCGTTCCGCTACCTGCGGCACCCGAACTACGCGGTCGTGGCCCTGGAACTCGCCGCCGCGCCGCTCGCGGTGGGCGCGTGGCGCACCGCGCTGGCCTTCACGCTGCTGAACGCCGCGCTGCTGCTGGGCATCCGCATCCCGGCCGAGGAACGCGCGCTCGCGCACTACCGCGCCGGGCAGGGTGCCGGTCAGGCCGAGTGA
- a CDS encoding nitronate monooxygenase — translation MTHPAPLTLPGLPLTPLRPAPHPAPALPSAPALPRIIQGGMGVAVSDWRLARAVSMTGELGVVSGTGIDTVLLRRLQDGDPDGHVRAALNHFPDAALAARTVQRFFLPAGRAPGQPYARVPLPTAERHRDAWELSVLGAFTEVFLARQGHANPVGLNLLTKLQLHTLPCLFGAMLAGVDTVIMGAGIPRDIPRVLDALAAGQPATLSLDVRGGDPVPLTLDPAAYGGAGAALTRPKFYPVVSSHVLAGVLARKASGRVDGFVVEGPTAGGHNAPPRGPLTLDSSGQPVYGERDGADLPALRALGLPFWLAGSHGTPDALARALAAGAAGIQVGTLFAFAAESGLRADLKADVQARAHAGTLEVFTDPLASPTGFPFKVVNLPGTLSQAGAYAARERVCDIGYLREAYRTPQGGVGWRCPSEPVAAYTAKGGQAADTTGRKCLCNALMADAGYPQVQRGGHTEPPLLTSGDRLNDLRDLPAAYRAADVIRVLRG, via the coding sequence ATGACGCACCCCGCTCCCCTCACGCTCCCCGGCCTGCCCCTCACCCCACTGCGGCCTGCCCCGCACCCGGCTCCGGCGCTGCCGTCTGCCCCGGCGCTGCCGCGCATCATTCAGGGCGGCATGGGCGTGGCCGTCTCGGACTGGCGGCTGGCACGGGCCGTGTCCATGACCGGCGAACTGGGCGTCGTGTCCGGCACCGGCATCGACACCGTGCTGTTGCGCCGCCTTCAGGACGGCGACCCGGACGGGCACGTCCGCGCGGCCCTGAACCACTTCCCGGACGCAGCCCTCGCGGCGCGCACCGTGCAGCGGTTCTTCCTCCCGGCGGGCCGTGCGCCGGGGCAGCCGTACGCCCGCGTGCCGCTGCCCACCGCCGAACGGCACCGCGACGCCTGGGAACTGTCCGTACTGGGCGCGTTCACCGAGGTATTCCTGGCCCGTCAGGGGCACGCGAACCCGGTCGGCCTGAACCTGCTGACCAAGTTGCAGCTGCACACCCTGCCGTGCCTGTTCGGGGCAATGCTGGCCGGGGTGGACACCGTGATCATGGGCGCCGGGATTCCGCGTGACATTCCGCGCGTGCTGGACGCTCTGGCCGCCGGGCAGCCCGCCACCCTGAGCCTCGACGTGCGCGGCGGCGACCCCGTGCCCCTGACCCTGGACCCGGCCGCATACGGTGGGGCGGGCGCCGCCCTGACCCGCCCGAAGTTCTACCCGGTGGTGTCCTCGCACGTGCTGGCAGGCGTCCTGGCCCGCAAGGCCAGCGGGCGTGTGGACGGCTTCGTGGTCGAGGGGCCGACGGCCGGGGGGCACAACGCCCCGCCGCGCGGCCCCCTGACCCTGGACAGCAGTGGTCAGCCGGTGTACGGCGAGCGGGACGGGGCGGACCTGCCCGCCCTGCGCGCCCTGGGCCTGCCGTTCTGGCTGGCCGGCAGTCACGGCACCCCGGACGCCCTGGCGCGGGCGCTGGCAGCGGGCGCGGCGGGCATTCAGGTGGGCACGCTGTTCGCCTTCGCCGCCGAGTCCGGCCTGCGTGCCGACCTGAAAGCCGACGTGCAGGCCCGCGCGCACGCCGGGACGCTGGAGGTATTCACGGACCCGCTCGCTTCGCCCACCGGGTTTCCGTTCAAGGTCGTGAACCTGCCCGGCACGCTCTCGCAGGCCGGAGCGTACGCGGCGCGCGAGCGGGTGTGCGACATCGGGTACCTGCGCGAGGCGTACCGCACCCCACAGGGGGGCGTGGGCTGGCGCTGCCCCAGCGAACCCGTCGCCGCGTACACCGCCAAGGGCGGACAGGCCGCCGACACGACCGGACGCAAGTGCCTGTGCAACGCCCTGATGGCCGACGCCGGGTACCCGCAGGTGCAGCGCGGCGGGCACACCGAGCCGCCCCTGCTGACCAGCGGCGACCGCCTGAACGACCTGCGGGACCTGCCCGCCGCCTACCGCGCCGCCGACGTGATCCGCGTCCTGCGCGGCTGA
- a CDS encoding FAD-linked oxidase C-terminal domain-containing protein, translated as MSMEKLALTTNSRARKPASAGGAHHALAADLTRLLGPRKVLSNLSERLNYRYDAIQFGATPLAVVLPESTGDVVAAVRAARAAGVPIVGRGAASGLSGGAAPTEPGLVISFTRMTRLTIHPERREAQAQAGVITLAVSDAARPHGLIYPPDPASFRTSTIGGNLAENAGGPMCFKYGVTGDYVRALSFVDADGDLHHVTRDAFDLAGLLIGSEGTLGLITEATLRLIPPATHTRTLMAHFPEVGACAEAVSAAIAAGAVPSKLEFMDRACTNAVEDYLNLGLPRGAEAVLLVDTDGDDLNTVQDELQLVADACERAGGTVRRAATDAEGAALWRARRSVSPALGRIRPQRMNEDIVVPRSALPDVVREIRALGDASPFRLVQFGHIGDGNLHPNILFDPRHEDTHAVHDLAHEIALVALRHGGVLSGEHGIGSMKRDFMTDAVDPGTLKALWNVKRALDPHLALNPGKILPAEGVDS; from the coding sequence GTGAGCATGGAGAAACTGGCGCTGACCACTAATTCCCGTGCTCGCAAGCCTGCCTCGGCGGGGGGGGCGCACCATGCCCTGGCCGCCGACCTCACGCGTCTGCTGGGGCCGCGCAAGGTGCTGTCGAACCTGTCCGAACGCCTGAACTACCGCTACGACGCCATCCAGTTCGGTGCCACGCCGCTGGCCGTCGTGCTGCCCGAAAGTACCGGGGACGTGGTGGCCGCCGTGCGGGCAGCGCGCGCGGCGGGCGTGCCCATCGTGGGGCGCGGCGCGGCCAGTGGCCTGTCGGGCGGCGCGGCCCCCACGGAACCCGGACTGGTGATCTCTTTCACCCGCATGACCCGCCTGACCATCCACCCCGAACGGCGTGAGGCGCAGGCGCAGGCGGGCGTGATCACCCTGGCCGTCAGCGACGCCGCCAGACCGCACGGCCTGATCTACCCGCCGGACCCCGCCAGTTTCCGCACCAGTACCATCGGCGGGAACCTCGCGGAGAACGCGGGCGGCCCCATGTGCTTCAAGTACGGCGTGACCGGCGATTACGTCCGCGCCCTGAGCTTCGTGGACGCAGACGGCGATCTGCACCACGTCACCCGCGACGCCTTCGACCTCGCCGGACTGCTGATCGGCTCCGAGGGCACCCTGGGCCTGATCACCGAGGCCACCCTGCGCCTGATCCCGCCTGCCACGCACACCCGCACCCTGATGGCGCACTTCCCCGAGGTCGGAGCGTGCGCCGAGGCCGTCAGCGCTGCCATCGCCGCCGGGGCCGTGCCCAGCAAACTGGAATTCATGGACCGCGCCTGCACGAACGCCGTCGAGGACTACCTGAACCTCGGCCTGCCCAGAGGCGCCGAGGCCGTCCTGCTGGTCGACACCGACGGAGACGACCTGAACACCGTGCAGGACGAACTGCAACTCGTGGCCGACGCCTGCGAACGCGCCGGGGGCACCGTGCGCCGCGCCGCCACCGACGCCGAGGGAGCCGCCCTGTGGCGCGCGCGGCGCAGCGTCAGCCCCGCGCTGGGTCGCATCCGCCCGCAACGCATGAACGAGGACATCGTCGTGCCCCGCTCGGCCCTCCCGGACGTGGTCCGCGAGATCCGCGCCCTCGGCGACGCCAGCCCCTTCCGGCTCGTGCAGTTCGGGCACATCGGAGACGGCAACCTGCACCCGAACATCCTGTTCGACCCGCGCCACGAGGACACCCACGCCGTCCACGACCTCGCGCACGAAATCGCCCTCGTCGCCCTGCGGCACGGCGGCGTCCTCAGCGGCGAGCACGGCATCGGCTCCATGAAACGCGACTTCATGACCGACGCCGTCGACCCCGGCACCCTGAAGGCCCTGTGGAACGTCAAACGCGCCCTCGACCCACACCTCGCCCTGAACCCCGGCAAGATCCTTCCTGCGGAAGGAGTGGATAGTTGA
- the meaB gene encoding methylmalonyl Co-A mutase-associated GTPase MeaB, with translation MTAPLTPAGSPPPGDLLARYRAGDLRALARAVTLAEAGLPGARPLLRAARERTARQGGRAVVLGVTGSPGSGKSTLTDALIATLRARGQRVAVLAVDPSSPYSGGAILGDRIRMLRHHADAGVFVRSLASRGALGGLSARTMSVLSLLEGAGFDWVILETVGVGQSEVDVAAACDHTLLVLTPAGGDGVQAFKAGIMEIADVIAVNKADLPGAARTVRELMAAQGLGAHDEHTWMAPIRQTIASKAAGLDALIDAVEAHRAHLGEAGLLARREARAEFEVRSLVQERLLRLARERSGDLYARVARGELSADEAADTLLEQA, from the coding sequence GTGACCGCCCCGCTGACCCCAGCCGGAAGTCCGCCGCCCGGCGACCTGCTCGCCCGCTACCGCGCCGGGGACCTGCGCGCCCTGGCCCGCGCCGTCACGCTGGCCGAGGCGGGCCTGCCGGGCGCCCGGCCCCTGCTGCGCGCCGCCCGTGAACGCACCGCCCGCCAGGGGGGGCGGGCCGTGGTGCTGGGCGTGACCGGCAGCCCCGGCAGCGGCAAGAGCACCCTGACCGACGCCCTGATCGCCACGCTCCGCGCGCGCGGGCAGCGGGTCGCGGTGCTGGCCGTGGACCCCAGCAGCCCTTACAGCGGCGGCGCGATCCTCGGGGACCGCATCCGCATGCTGCGCCATCACGCCGACGCGGGCGTGTTCGTGCGCTCGCTCGCCAGCCGGGGTGCGCTGGGCGGCCTGTCCGCGCGGACCATGTCTGTGCTGTCCCTGCTGGAAGGCGCGGGCTTCGACTGGGTGATCCTGGAAACCGTGGGCGTCGGTCAGTCCGAGGTGGACGTCGCCGCCGCCTGCGACCACACCCTGCTGGTCCTCACGCCGGCCGGCGGGGACGGCGTGCAGGCCTTCAAGGCCGGGATCATGGAGATCGCGGACGTGATCGCCGTGAACAAGGCCGACCTGCCCGGCGCCGCCCGGACCGTCCGGGAACTGATGGCCGCGCAGGGCCTCGGCGCGCACGACGAGCACACCTGGATGGCCCCCATCCGGCAGACCATCGCCTCGAAGGCCGCCGGCCTGGACGCCCTGATCGACGCCGTCGAGGCGCACCGCGCGCACCTGGGTGAGGCTGGCCTGCTGGCCCGCCGCGAGGCCCGCGCCGAGTTCGAGGTCCGGTCCCTGGTGCAGGAGAGGCTGCTGAGGCTGGCCCGAGAACGCAGCGGCGACCTGTACGCCCGCGTGGCCCGCGGTGAACTGAGCGCCGACGAGGCCGCCGACACCCTGCTGGAGCAGGCGTGA
- the glcF gene encoding glycolate oxidase subunit GlcF, whose protein sequence is MNNDIPVQTLGGQGEVMAHAVDACVHCGFCLPACPTYALLGDEMDSPRGRIVLMKEVLEGGLPLMDAAPHLDRCLGCQACVTACPSGVPYGELITAFRGWSEPQRQRSPFDRAKRAAILKILPAPKVFSVAARLGQFAKPLAPVLPAALRSPLDLLPESVPAMQPSAKLTPARGQRRGRVAFLVGCAQQALTPNFNAATLRVLSRNGIEVVIPDGQGCCGAAALHTGARDEALKLVRANLNAFNPDDFDAILSNAAGCGAGLKEYPMVLHGEPDEARAQAFAAKVMDISEYLGGLLADGTLEPTLPASRPLNVAYHDACHLAHAQGVRAQPRDLLRAIPGVTVLEIPEGDLCCGSAGTYNLEQPELATQLGERKAKNILSTTPDLIASGNIGCHTQIQSHVRRQGDRAPVMHTIEILDLAYRGEL, encoded by the coding sequence TTGAACAACGACATTCCCGTGCAGACCCTCGGCGGGCAGGGCGAGGTCATGGCTCACGCGGTCGACGCCTGCGTGCACTGCGGCTTCTGCCTGCCCGCCTGCCCCACCTACGCGCTGCTGGGCGACGAGATGGACAGTCCGCGCGGCCGGATCGTCCTGATGAAGGAGGTGCTGGAGGGCGGCCTGCCACTGATGGACGCCGCGCCGCACCTGGACCGCTGCCTGGGCTGTCAGGCCTGCGTGACCGCCTGCCCCAGCGGCGTGCCGTACGGGGAACTGATCACCGCGTTCCGGGGCTGGAGCGAGCCGCAGCGCCAGCGCAGTCCGTTCGACCGGGCCAAGCGCGCCGCGATCCTGAAGATCCTGCCCGCCCCGAAGGTGTTCAGCGTGGCCGCCCGCCTGGGGCAGTTCGCCAAGCCGCTGGCGCCGGTGCTGCCCGCCGCGCTGCGCAGCCCGCTGGACCTGCTGCCCGAATCAGTGCCCGCCATGCAGCCCAGCGCGAAGCTCACGCCCGCGCGCGGGCAGCGGCGGGGGCGGGTGGCGTTCCTGGTCGGCTGCGCCCAGCAGGCCCTGACGCCCAACTTCAACGCCGCGACCCTGCGCGTCCTGAGCCGCAACGGCATCGAGGTCGTCATTCCCGACGGGCAGGGCTGCTGCGGCGCCGCCGCGCTGCACACCGGCGCGCGAGACGAGGCGCTGAAACTGGTGCGCGCCAACCTGAACGCCTTCAACCCCGACGACTTTGACGCGATCCTCTCGAACGCTGCCGGGTGCGGCGCGGGCCTCAAGGAGTACCCGATGGTCCTGCACGGCGAACCCGACGAGGCCCGCGCGCAGGCCTTCGCCGCGAAGGTCATGGACATCAGCGAGTACCTGGGCGGCCTGCTGGCCGACGGCACGCTGGAACCCACCCTGCCCGCCAGCCGACCCCTGAACGTCGCGTACCACGACGCCTGCCACCTCGCCCACGCGCAGGGCGTCCGCGCCCAGCCGCGCGACCTGCTGCGCGCCATCCCCGGCGTCACCGTCCTCGAAATCCCCGAGGGTGACCTGTGCTGCGGCTCGGCCGGCACGTACAACCTCGAACAACCCGAACTCGCCACGCAACTCGGCGAGCGCAAGGCAAAGAACATCCTCTCCACCACCCCCGACCTGATCGCCAGCGGCAACATCGGCTGCCACACCCAGATCCAGAGCCACGTGCGCCGCCAGGGCGACCGCGCGCCTGTCATGCACACCATCGAAATCCTCGACCTGGCGTACCGGGGGGAACTGTGA
- the cpdB gene encoding 2',3'-cyclic-nucleotide 2'-phosphodiesterase, with product MTALLLGAAGAQTVELRILETSDLHTAARGYDYYQDKPTGEFGLEYTASLIAKARAEKVNTLLFDNGDLIQGNPLGDYAARIAPIKDGELHPMHQAMRSLKYDGATLGNHEFNYGLDYLDRVLASAPMPYVNANVLNMDGSNRYTPYVIQRKLVRDTQGRPYYINVGVIGFTPPQILNWDKAYLDGKVQVTDIIQSAQKFVPEMKARGADIVVALAHTGINSGPYTPGQEQAGAELTKVPGLDVVLTGHSHLEFPSASYKDVPGVNLAKGTINGKVVLMPGFWGNNLGVADLKLSLDRKTQKWTIVDAQGGIRPIWDKTAKKSLVTADTTVAAAVDTAHQGTLGYVRGKVADLSAPINSYWALMQDDPSVQLVSNAQTAYVKAALSSTQYRDLPVLSAAAPFKAGGRAGASYYTDIPAGTLAIKNVADLYVYPNTVQAVLVTGAQVQEWLERSAGQFKQIDPTKTEPQALVDETFPTYNFDVIDGVTYEIDVTQPNRYNNRGEVANPAARRIKNLSYQGKPIDPAQQFVIATNNYRASGGGSFPGLNGKNIILQAPDETREALVKYFNEQKTVNPTADGNWKLTPIPGATLLYTSSPNAQKYLPQGAALLRTRDDGFAEYTIKN from the coding sequence ATGACGGCCCTGCTGCTCGGCGCAGCCGGCGCCCAGACCGTCGAACTCCGCATCCTCGAAACCAGCGACCTGCACACTGCCGCGCGCGGTTACGACTACTACCAGGACAAACCCACCGGCGAGTTCGGCCTGGAATACACCGCCAGCCTGATCGCCAAGGCCCGCGCCGAGAAGGTCAACACCCTGCTGTTCGACAACGGCGACCTGATCCAGGGTAACCCCCTCGGCGACTACGCCGCCCGCATCGCCCCCATCAAGGACGGCGAACTGCACCCCATGCACCAGGCCATGCGCTCCCTGAAATACGACGGCGCCACCCTCGGCAACCACGAATTCAACTACGGCCTCGACTACCTCGACCGCGTCCTGGCCTCCGCACCCATGCCATACGTGAACGCCAACGTCCTGAACATGGACGGCAGCAACCGCTACACCCCCTACGTCATCCAGCGCAAACTGGTCCGCGACACCCAGGGCCGCCCGTACTACATCAACGTCGGCGTGATCGGCTTCACGCCCCCCCAGATCCTCAACTGGGACAAGGCCTACCTGGACGGCAAGGTGCAGGTCACGGACATCATCCAGAGCGCCCAGAAGTTCGTCCCCGAGATGAAAGCCAGAGGCGCCGACATCGTCGTCGCGCTCGCCCACACCGGCATCAACTCCGGCCCGTACACCCCCGGCCAGGAACAGGCCGGCGCGGAACTCACCAAAGTCCCCGGACTGGACGTCGTCCTGACCGGCCACAGCCACCTCGAATTCCCCAGCGCCTCCTACAAGGACGTCCCCGGCGTGAACCTCGCCAAGGGCACCATCAACGGCAAGGTCGTCCTGATGCCCGGCTTCTGGGGCAACAACCTCGGCGTCGCCGACCTGAAACTCAGCCTCGACCGCAAAACCCAGAAGTGGACCATCGTGGACGCCCAGGGCGGCATCCGCCCCATCTGGGACAAGACCGCCAAGAAGAGCCTCGTCACCGCCGACACCACCGTCGCCGCCGCCGTCGACACCGCCCACCAGGGCACCCTCGGCTACGTGCGCGGCAAGGTCGCCGACCTGAGCGCCCCCATCAACTCCTACTGGGCCCTCATGCAGGACGACCCCAGCGTCCAGCTCGTCAGCAACGCCCAGACCGCCTACGTCAAGGCCGCCCTCAGCAGCACCCAGTACCGTGACCTGCCTGTCCTGTCCGCCGCCGCGCCCTTCAAAGCCGGCGGCCGCGCCGGCGCCAGCTACTACACCGACATCCCCGCCGGCACGCTCGCCATCAAGAACGTCGCCGACCTGTACGTCTACCCCAACACCGTCCAGGCCGTCCTCGTCACCGGCGCGCAGGTCCAGGAATGGCTCGAACGCAGCGCCGGACAGTTCAAACAGATCGACCCCACCAAGACCGAACCCCAGGCCCTCGTCGACGAAACCTTCCCCACCTACAACTTCGACGTGATCGACGGCGTCACCTACGAAATCGACGTCACCCAACCCAACCGCTACAACAACCGCGGCGAAGTCGCCAACCCCGCCGCCCGCCGCATCAAGAACCTCAGCTACCAGGGCAAACCCATCGACCCTGCCCAGCAGTTCGTGATCGCCACCAACAACTACCGCGCCAGCGGCGGCGGCAGCTTCCCTGGCCTGAACGGCAAGAACATCATCCTCCAGGCCCCCGACGAAACCCGCGAAGCCCTCGTCAAATACTTCAACGAACAGAAAACCGTCAACCCCACCGCCGACGGCAACTGGAAACTCACCCCCATCCCCGGCGCCACCCTGCTCTACACCAGCAGCCCCAACGCCCAGAAATACCTCCCCCAGGGCGCCGCCCTCCTGCGCACCCGCGACGACGGCTTCGCCGAATACACCATCAAAAACTGA